Proteins encoded together in one Quercus lobata isolate SW786 chromosome 3, ValleyOak3.0 Primary Assembly, whole genome shotgun sequence window:
- the LOC115982694 gene encoding myosin-binding protein 1-like — MAANKFATMLHRNTNKIMLMLIYAILEWILIILLLLNSLFSYLIIKFADYFGLKRPCLWCSRIDHILEPGKNKNSYRDLVCEAHASEISKLGYCLNHQKLAELQDMCEDCSSSLQPADSPEFSKRYAFFPWMNKIGVIQSGDENFSENGEGNLKCSCCSVSVNLSNKFYPPCILIKPSWEDFDDTQKHNFIAEADVVAQIDEGDQSDQSKSDFVTNLCEDEQSIGENRGIQIVSDVVMDGESARREEEAEENGSVCDFGCKELVVDEDDKLNMVIEKELEPVKEESNMNLSMDDQSCDQTVAHVNLSKDTFHEIQPQHLEFYIDQEDCRLIPIELSGSATTEDQGQPIYKLEDQGYCENQDVILDFDMHIEAQAQPVVENWHSSEEMVALLSALESEEEPKVSVLESMVLVETENNSILRKEVEDLAKEEFEQVSITQATQTSSNDDDEDEDQAREMDSDAHQASEEAIQMQSNELDMEISIGTEIPDQEPLDEAQTLGALPSYEHRQEDPSTSSVILHVDDDNGSKQAEEEFLEFKTMSIETSKQEINSHISLGLELNEIEEEKVPDTPTSVDSLHHLHKKLLLLERRESGTEESLDGSIISEIEGGELTTEKLISAFRAERKALNALYAELEEERSASAVAANQTMAMINRLQEEKAAMQMEALQYQRMMEEQSEYDQEALQLLNELMVKREKENHELEKELEIYRKKVHDYEAKERIMMSRRRESSTRSTASCSNTEDSDGISIDLNHDVKEEDSFYGNQESSSQNTPPDAVVFLEESLANFEEERLSILEQLKELEEKLFTLSDDEVQHFEDVKPVGYSFHENGNGYHKNSDSDTEVNGVDQNGHSKEMNGKHHQELRFKGSKAKRLLPLFDAIGEDCEDGLVNGHEQGFDHVALLTPLDAKFEMEKKLAIEEEVDHVYERLEVLEADREFLKHCISSLRKGDKGLDLLQEILLHLRDLRSVEVRVKKMGDGAIYSL; from the exons ATGGCTGCAAACAAGTTTGCCACCATGTTGCATAGAAACACCAACAAAATCATGCTTATGCTAATCTATGCCATCCTAGAATGGATTCTGATCATTCTCCTCCTCCTAAATTCTCTGTTTTCTTATCTGATCATTAAATTTGCAGATTACTTTGGTCTTAAAAGGCCCTGCTTATGGTGTTCTAGGATTGATCATATCCTAGAGCCTGGAAAGAACAAGAATTCCTATAGAGATCTTGTTTGTGAAGCTCATGCGTCTGAGATTTCCAAACTGGGATACTGCTTGAATCACCAGAAACTAGCTGAATTGCAAGATATGTGCGAGGATTGCTCGTCCTCATTGCAACCAGCTGATAGTCCCGAATTCTCAAAGAGGTATGCTTTCTTtccatggatgaacaagattGGTGTGATTCAGAGTGGTGATGAAAATTTCAGTGAAAATGGGGAAGGGAATTTGAAGTGTTCTTGCTGCAGTGTGAGTGTGAACTTGAGCAACAAGTTCTACCCTCCTTGTATTCTTATCAAGCCTTCTTGGGAGGATTTTGATGACACCCAGAAACATAATTTTATTGCAGAGGCTGATGTTGTTGCTCAAATTGATGAAGGTGATCAATCTGATCAGAGCAAATCAGATTTTGTTACTAATCTATGTGAAGATGAACAGAGTATTGGAGAAAACAGGGGAATTCAGATAGTTTCTGATGTTGTCATGGATGGTGAGTCTGCAAGAAGAGAAGAGGAGGCAGAGGAGAACGGTTCTGTATGTGACTTCGGCTGCAAGGAACTGGTCGTTGATGAAGACGATAAATTGAATATGGTTATAGAAAAAGAGCTAGAACCCGTTAAGGAAGAGAGTAATATGAATTTATCCATGGATGATCAGTCTTGTGATCAGACCGTGGCTCACGTCAATTTGAGTAAAGACACCTTCCATGAAATTCAGCCACAGCATCTTGAGTTTTACATTGATCAAGAAGATTGTAGGTTGATTCCAATTGAATTGAGCGGCTCTGCTACCACGGAAGACCAAGGTCAACCTATATATAAGCTGGAAGATCAAGGATATTGTGAGAATCAAGatgttattttggattttgatatgCACATTGAGGCACAAGCACAACCGGTTGTAGAGAATTGGCACAGTTCAGAAGAGATGGTGGCATTACTTTCAGCCCTTGAGAGTGAGGAGGAACCTAAGGTTTCAGTGCTTGAATCCATGGTTCTGGTTGAGACTGAGAACAACTCTATTTTGCGTAAAGAAGTTGAAGATTTAGCGAAGGAAGAATTTGAACAGGTTTCTATAACTCAAGCCACTCAAACATCatctaatgatgatgatgaggatgaggatcaAGCAAGAGAAATGGATTCAGATGCTCATCAAG CATCAGAAGAAGCAATTCAAATGCAAAGCAATGAATTGGATATGGAAATTTCGATAGGGACAGAGATTCCTGATCAGGAGCCACTTGATGAGGCTCAAACCCTAGGGGCTCTTCCTTCTTATGAACATAGACAGGAAGATCCTTCCACAAGCTCTGTCATTTTGCATGTTGATGATGATAACG gttctaagcaAGCTGAGGaagaatttttagaatttaaaaccATGTCGATAGAAACAAGTAAGCAAGAAATAAATAGTCATATATCCTTGGGTCTGGAGCTAAATGaaattgaggaagaaaaagTTCCTGATACACCAACTTCTGTGGATAGTTTACATCACTTGCACAAGAAATTGTTACTACTTGAGAGGAGAGAATCAGGAACAGAAGAGTCCTTGGATGGAAGTATCATTAGTGAGATAGAAGGTGGTGAGCTGACCACGGAGAAGTTAATATCAGCATTTAGAGCGGAAAGGAAGGCTTTGAATGCTCTATATGCAGaattagaagaagagagaagtgcTTCTGCTGTGGCAGCCAATCAGACAATGGCAATGATAAATAGGCTTCAGGAAGAGAAGGCAGCAATGCAAATGGAAGCTTTGCAGTATCAGAGAATGATGGAAGAGCAATCAGAGTATGACCAAGAAGCTTTGCAGCTATTGAATGAGCTTATGGTGAAGAGGGAAAAAGAGAATCATGAGCTAGAAAAGGAGCTGGAAATATATCGTAAGAAGGTCCACGATTATGAGGCCAAAGAGAGAATAATGATGTCAAGAAGGAGAGAGAGTAGCACAAGAAGCACTGCTTCTTGTAGTAATACTGAGGATAGTGATGGAATATCTATTGATCTGAATCATGATGTAAAGGAAGAAGATAGCTTCTATGGCAATCAAGAAAGTAGCAGCCAAAACACTCCTCCTGATGCAGTTGTATTCTTGGAGGAATCATTGGCAAACTTTGAAGAAGAGAGGTTATCAATTCTAGAGCAGCTCAAGGAGTTGGAAGAGAAGCTTTTTACATTGAGTGATGACGAGGTACAACATTTTGAGGATGTCAAACCGGTTGGCTATTCCTTCCATGAGAATGGAAATGGATACCATAAGAATTCAGATTCTGACACTGAGGTAAATGGTGTTGATCAAAATGGTCATTCCAAGGAAATGAATGGAAAGCATCATCAGGAGCTAAGATTCAAAGGGTCAAAGGCAAAGAGACTTCTTCCCCTTTTTGATGCAATTGGTGAAGACTGTGAAGATGGTTTGGTGAATGGACATGAACAAGGGTTTGATCACGTTGCATTGCTGACACCCTTGGACGCCAAATTTGAAATGGAGAAGAAGCTTGCCATTGAAGAGGAGGTAGATCATGTGTATGAGAGGTTAGAAGTACTCGAGGCAGATAGGGAGTTTCTAAAGCATTGTATAAGCTCCTTGAGGAAAGGAGACAAGGGTTTAGATCTTCTCCAAGAGATTTTACTACATCTTCGTGATCTCAGGAGTGTCGAAGTTCGTGTCAAGAAGATGGGGGATGGTGCTATATATTCACTTTAA